The following nucleotide sequence is from Pseudomonadota bacterium.
CTATATCGATTATTACGAGCTTAGCCTCCGGCTCCTGCGGCCCGGCGGGCTCATCCTCGTGGACAACGTTCTCTGGGGCGGCCGGGTGGCGGACCCAGGCGCGCAGGACCCAGCGACCGAGGCGATCCGCCGTTTCAACCTCCATCTCAAGGAGGATTCGCGCGTGGATTTGAGCATGATCCCGGTGGCCGACGGGCTCACGCTCGCGCGTAAGCGCTGAAGGTAGCGTTCTGCGGAGGGCCGTGCGCGAAAGACTGTGTAAGTAAGTTTTGCAAGTAGGTTTTGCTTTGGCGATGTATATCTTACCGGCGCACTAACAATGGCGGGGTTCCTTTTCGTGCGAGGTATAGTCTTATCTTATTGACATATTTATTGTTAATCGACTAACCATGGGTGTGGCACGGGCCTTGTCTGATCTGGACTACCATGGCCCTGTTACCAGGGATCCTGGGATCCACAACAATGCCTAAGTAAGGAGGTTCAGAATGAAGCTATCAAGTTATTTAAGCTTAGTGTTCGCGGCTTTACTTTCGGGCGCCGCCTGGGCGGCGGAGGACGTGCCTTCGGAAGGGGCTGGGGCTATAGAGGAAACTATGCCCGCGACGGAAGGGGCGGCGTCTCCGGTGCCTCCATTCGCTGCAGTAGACAAAGACAAGAGCGGCGGCATCACCGCAGAGGAAGCGGCGGAAGTGCCTGGTCTGACCGCGGCGTTCCCCAAGGTGGACACTAACGCTGATGGTGAACTCAGCGAGGATGAGTACGCGGTTATAGAATCTGGGAAAATGTCACTAACCCCTGGAAGCTAGGCTCTGGAAGCGGGGAGCCGAGCAACGATTCAATAGCTCCCCGGCTCAGGCAGGGTCGCCTGTCCGCAGCCGCGCGAAACCTGCCCGCGAGTCACCCCAGTTGCCTTCCCGCTGACTCGCGGGCGGAAGCCGGAAAGTTCAAATCCAACGTTACTTCATGACTAATGTTATAAGGAAACATGCTATGAACCGGATTATGATTACCCTGTTCGCGCTGGGAACGCTGTTACTGGCGGGATGCGAGGAGTGGGGCGGCGCTTCCAGCGCAAAACCTCGCACCCAGGGTGAGGTTGAAAGCGAAGCCACCATGCAGACACCGTCCGCCATCGTCGAAGAGCCTCGTTAATGGCAGGCGTCTAGTCCGGAGGGGACGGGCAACCGATCAGTGAAGGGTGCGAAGACGCGCGTCCGGATTTTCCATCGAGGCCGAAAGCGTTCCCGTCTTCCGGGAGAAAGGGCGGTTGCAGATGACCGTGATGAAACTATTCCCCGCGCCTGTTGAAACGGTGCCGTTGGAGCGGCTTTATTTAAACCACAATCTTCGTGCAGTCCGAGACCCTTCACGGGCGTTTGTCTATACCAACTTCATCGCCAGCCTCGATGGCCGGATCGCATTAGAATGTCCTCGGACGGGCACCGCGGTGGTGCCGGGCGAAATCGCCAATGCTCGCGACTGGCGTCTCTTCGAGGAACTGGCCGCCCAGGCGGACGTGTTGCTCACCACCGGACGGTATGTGCGGCAGTTCGCCAGAGGCGATGCCCAGGCTATCTTGCCTCTGAGTGAGGAACCGGCGTATCAGGATCTACGCGATTGGCGCCAGGCCCAAGGCCTTGCGGCGCAACCGGCGGTTGTGGTCTTGAGTGCAAGCCTCGATATTCCCCTCATGGAGTTCCTGATT
It contains:
- a CDS encoding dihydrofolate reductase family protein codes for the protein MRRRASGFSIEAESVPVFREKGRLQMTVMKLFPAPVETVPLERLYLNHNLRAVRDPSRAFVYTNFIASLDGRIALECPRTGTAVVPGEIANARDWRLFEELAAQADVLLTTGRYVRQFARGDAQAILPLSEEPAYQDLRDWRQAQGLAAQPAVVVLSASLDIPLMEFLIGRHGRVYIATGSDVDAARIRAIEAQGARVMVAGQGRRVRGQALIEALRGEGLNLIYSTGGPKVLATLLSDRVLDRLYLTQVHRLLGSESYDTLVEGQRLYPPADVQLHSLYYDAPGEASPGQLFASYAVTAL